The Anomalospiza imberbis isolate Cuckoo-Finch-1a 21T00152 chromosome 12, ASM3175350v1, whole genome shotgun sequence genome contains the following window.
TACAAAAGCTGAACACAAAACAAACTCTTCTCTGGATGCTCCATATGAAAACTGCAATATAGGAATTCAACCACATGACTGAAACACCACCAGGCTACTGAGGTGCCTGAGATAAGACACAACCTTTTAAGGGTCTGGCTTCAAAGTgacaagaaatacaaaaatccTCCAGTGCTCTCATTCTGATTTCTCTTCCTACCCCTTCAAACCCAATATATTTCAGCAGGACAATTCAGGAATTTAGAGCAGTAGGACATGCTGAAAGCATGGAAAGTGGTCAGCATGAACACTTGTATTTTAAGTTAAAGTGGAACCATTATCTAAAGGAGAACAGCCAAAAACCTAAGCTTTACTCTAGATAAAAAGAACTTAGAGGCACATAAACCACTCCTCAaccaaaagcaaagcagagacTTACTGCAATGACACTGTGAAAGCAACCATATCAAACCCACGAATCCGATCAAGCAGCTTCTCTTCAATGTATTTCTCTACTAAAGagatctgaaaaaaacccagacaaaccACCCCAGTAAGATCACAACAGATTTCAGAAGCAGATTTCAAACAGCATCCTTACACTGACACCTTCCTGACACTCTGCATGATCCTCCCTGGGCGTTGCTGCTTCTGTTCTCACACCAGCCCTGAGGCACAGAGCTGCACATTTTTTTGCTGGGGATCTTGGGGAGAACAAACACTGACTATTTGTAtcaagaaacaaatatttttccaacTCATTTAATGGTACTGAATAGTAGACTGGTCTAGTTTCTTGATTATGCTTTGCATGAAGAATGTGATTGAATTATCCAGTATAAGAAATAATACAACTGGAGAAGACAAAACTTTGCACACATGCTAAACACATTATTTACTACAGCAATTGGCTAAATTTCTATTCAAGGGAGCTACACAACTTCCAAAATATCTCTAGAAAATCTTGTGTGAAACAATGAGAAAGGAACCTaaagcttcagaaaaaaacttttcttGCTCACAGTACATGGCTGTGCTTCTGAAGGAGACAGGAACATGTTGGGATCTGCTCCATGTAAGCCCAGTATTTTATAAAGGGAGAgctatattgaaaaaaaaaaaaaaaagaaaaataggaaaaggtATCTTACATATTCATTAAAAATGTCCGTATAGATGAGCTTGTTTTCTTCTGAGTCATCAAACTCCTGGTAGTGCTTCTCCAAAAAATTCCTCTGTATTAACTGGAAATCATCATCTGGGCCATAACAGAAATGCAGCACAGAGTTAGGAGTTCAGTCATTCTTTCTGTAACACAAACCCCACATTCACTGgtcctctgcttccctgctgcAACCACAGAGCCCTGCACACGTGCAGAGTTCATCACATCAgcaccacagctgctgccaaACCAGCACTTCTGACCCAGCTGTGAGAGGACAGAGGCTGATGGTAAAATATTACCAAAACACTCCTCCTGCTCTACATTTATTAATACGTATTTATTCTCAACCTCTTTTTGCTCTGGCTTTAAAGTCAACAAAacatctgtattttttattaagtGAATACCTCTTCCCTACAAGAACTctaagtttttttctttgaattttaaaatattagtgaaattcccaaattaaattttcaattgccaaagaattttttttccagttgtggAAGAAAAGAAGAGTAAAAATAAACATGGTAGGTTACCATTTATTTATACCTGTTTTTCCACAAAACAGGTATCAATAAAAAGATTACTTATGAACACTGGTAAAGGACACCAGTCACAGCCTTCCAAACTCTGACACATTCTAAATTAATTTAGCTAGCATTCCTTCAGATTCAACTGCATCACCAGGCAACTGAGGCTCCAGAATCTACATCTCTCTGGGAAGGATGTGACCAAAGAAATGATGTGCCGCTCCTATAAAGCAGCTGAGGGCTGATCAGCATGAATTCTGCCTTGGCACCTTGTAAAAAGCTTCCCTGCACACACTGACTGCTCAGTTAAACCACATCCCTGAGAACTGAGCACCTTTTACTGCCAGgtggccaggctgggtgggacTGTGAGCAgcctgctctagtggaaggtgtccctgcccatggcagggggttgagtgatctttaaggccccttccaacccaaaccattctgtgattctatgagcATCTCTGTGCTTTAGGGCTGGATAGAAAGAAACAAGGCTCCCCATTCTTGCAGCTTTCAGTGCTGGAACAGAACCAACTCTCAGCCTGCAGCTCAGGCACGTTACCTCCGAGTGCAAAAGgttccctgcagcagcagcagctgggcactgcaaaAAACTGCCCAGACAAACCATGGCAGCTTCTAAGCACATCTTGACAGAAGTGTCAGGAGAAGtttgggcagagctggggaagggaaagcTGCCTCTCACAGTGTCTTccataaaaatcccagaaagcTTTGATTTCTCTGTGAGATGTACAAGCATCTTTACTGTTTGTCTGTGAAACAATGTTCTGCAGTGATGCAGAGAATAATTTTCAAGAGTCACATGCACACAGAAGGATGTTATGTATATTTTTACTACACTACCAggtgggaaaggaaggaaagccaCCATGAAGCAGGGAGGGGCTCTGTATGTTGGCTAATTAACAGAAGAGCAGCTGGCAACATGTTCAGCAGCCCTGTTGTTGTCTGTACCTACTTGCAGACCTTACCCATTATGATATCCTCCAGATAGCCAACAACTGCATCAAACTCATCAGAAGTGGTGGAGCTGAAAGCaaaggaatatatatatatatatatatattgacCAGAGCAGAAAttaaagttaaaattaaaaagtgttAACAAAAGCCTAAGTACAAATAAACCCAGTAATTACAAGATAACTGAAGAACTTCCTAGGTTCAACCTACAAAACAATCCATGGCACTGATGAGAAGACTGCTCCATGGAGATTCTCATCAGGCCTCTACTCTATTTCCTCCCAGTAAGGTGCCTAAttgcaagaaaaaataattgttatttGACTGGCATTACTGTCAAGGTAATTCTAGTTCTGGTGCAAAATAATGTAAAGAGTGTAATTAGAACAGCAAATTAAGCCTTTTCCACCCCACAAATCCCAGCTGCTACcaatttcccttctctttcctgcacATGGTGATCAGAGAAGTGTAGACACTctagagaatatttttaaatatttggtcTTGTGGAACAACTTAAACTGAGTGTATACAAAAGTAAACCTTAAAACCTAACCCTAACCAAACCTAACCCATAAGTGAAGAAacttatatatttttcttatgcAAGAAACATCCTAATATGATCCAAAAAATGGGATAATTTCCTAAAATTATTCTATCATGAGCAAATATTAAACACCATTATGGATCTGAATTAATCCAGGGAAGAAATCTTTGGTGCCAGCATGAGGAGTCTGGATCTATTATTGTGCAACTTGTTCAGACACAGGAAATAATCCACAGGATGTCTTTGCAGCTTTGCATTCTGCACCTCTGCTCTCCTAAGAGGCAGAATCTGCTAAACAGTGTGGTATAAATTCATTTGTGTAATCATATGCCTATCAAGATATCTTAATTAGCAATTAGCTTATTGAAATCTGACACATGAGAATGCAGCATACTCACGTGGCTACACCCAAACTTTCTCCATCAGAAGTCTCCATTGCTCCTGCCTAGCCAGAGTGGAAGACACAATCTGTATGTTTCAGCTGTTAGTggttatttcttctctttgacCAAAGTGCTAAGGAATAACATGACTTAgtgtaaataaaaattcagttgCTAAACTGCCATACATTTCCCGAAGAGCAAAccaggaaataaatttttaattcttaaacACAGGAATTCCAACATCATGTTCTTCCAAAATGACTACTACTGCTTTTCTGTAATAACCCAAATAATCTAGAAACTTTCTCTGCCCATTCAGGGAACAGGCTCAAAATGCAATCAGTTCCTATAAAGGGGTTTTGGGTCACCTCTACATCTTTTCTCCTGAAACATCTGTGACTGACCATTATAGAAATAAAGCCAGGTAGGACAGAGGTGCCACcctgctccactgtgtcccagaccagGCTGGCAGGCCAGATTTGGACAGCGATCCCaggggctgtgtcccagctggacaCTCGGCCCGTGGCTGTGAGTGGgtgccagggacagggcacagggctccccagggacagggcacatggcaccctggggacagggcacagggcacccCGGAGACAGGGCACACAGcatgctggggacagggcacatggcaccctggggacagggcacagggctcccCGGGGACAGGGTATACAGCATGGGCACATGGCACCACGGGCATAGGGCACACGGCATCCCAGGAATAGGGCACACAGCATGCTGGGGACATGGCACACAACACCCCGGGCACAGGGCACACGGCGTGCCGGGGACAGGGCACACGGCACCCCGgagacagggcacagggctcccCGGGGACAGGGCACACAACACCCCGGGGACAGGGCACACGGCATGCCGGGGACAGGGCACCCCGGGCACAGGGAACACGGCACCCCGGGGACAGGGCACCCCGGGCACAGGGAACACGGCACCCCGGGGACAGGGCACCCCGGGCACAGGGAACACGGCACCCCGGGGACAGGGCACACGGCGTGCCGGGGACAGGGCACCCCGGGGACAGGGCACACGGCACCccggggacagggcacagggcacccCGGGCACAGGGCACACGGCGTGCCGGGGACAGGGCACACGGCACCCCGGGCACAGGGCACACGGCGTGCCGGGGCCGCTGGCGATGGGAACTCCCCGCGCCCGCTGGGCATCACCCACCGCCGGCCCTCGGAGCAGTCCCGGGGCATCCCCGCGAGCACGGCAGGAGCTGAGCGCGTCCCTCGCCTCCCCATCCTCGATCCCGGCAAGGGGGGGACACAAAGCCCTCCAGCCCTGTTCCTCCCAGGCACCCAGCCCACCTCACTCCCTCCCGCTCCTCGAAGGGACCCAGGGGAGCGGGCCATCACCCTCCCTGTCCGCACAAAGCGCCCGGCAGTGCCGCCCGGCAGTGCCacccgccgctcccgggccgcggccccgcggcccgCACCCACCGCCCTCAGGCCGCgcgcagccccctcccctcgGGCCGTCTCCTGGGGAACGCGCTCTTCCGCCCCGCCCGCAGCCAATCACAGGGCGGCTCCGGCCCGCtgggcccgcccccggcccggccgcccaATCAGAGCGCCATGGCGGGTTGGGAGCGCGGCCCGCGCGGGCCGGGTCCGCTCTGAGGCAGACGGGAGACAGCAGCACGGGCCTGTTCATGGCAGTGGCAGAGCGGGCTTCCCGTCAGGGAGCGGAGCTCcgagggctggggacagcccgcagctgctgcagcccagcgACCTGGGCCCCCCGGCACGACTGTCCCACCCGAGCGCAAACACGCACCTCCATCTCAGCCGAAAATGAATTTAAGAACAACAAACAGCCTTCAGGATGTTTTTATTGTTGAATGGACAACTTTGCTACAACTCATTTCCCCCTGAGAGGGGACctcccgtccctgtccccaaagccGTGGGCGTGCAGGGAGCGAGGTGACACCGCTCTGGTCCTGGAGTGTCCAGCTTGACAGAAACGCCCCCGGCGTGGATGGCGGCAGAAAGCCGCTCCAAGTGTACAGTCTTTCCCTTCGTGAAATGAACAGGACAGTTCTCTACAACGCAGCTCCCTCCTCCGCCACCGCTGGCTTCCTGTGCCCAGCACCAGCTGCATGGAAGACGGTCTGGGGCAAAATTTTCCAAAGCATTCACATCTTTTCCATAAAGAACACGGGCACTTGGCCCCATGTCCACAAAGGCAGCAAGGCTCTGAGGTCACCTGCATTCCAAGGGGACAGCAGATGCCTACAAGCCATTGTGGACTTGGGCCTGAAGACCTTAATCTCATACAGCAGTTGATACGAATTAGGAGTCCTAGGCACTTCTGAAAATTTTACCTCAGTTATCTTGGCCAGGGAAACCAAAGCCCTGAAATTACTAGACTCTATTAAGGCAGAGTTCAAAATGGTTCTGTCCCACCTCTTCCCTAAAGTATGATTTGTAACTTGGTACCTTAGGGATAAAAACACATCATTGCATTTGGAAGAGCCTAGAACTTCATTTCAAGCGACTCTGAATTTTTAACACCCTTGTGGCAGTGATGGCACTCACGTTTGCTCACTGAAcacagagctggaagggactcaGCCCTGACTGAAAACATGGATACAGCAAAACATTGTAAAGTACAGTCAGCAAGGAAATGAGATCCCTGTGGCACAGATTTGCCAGTCTGACTTAAATCAGACCAAGCATCCAAGGTGGAAGTGAATCCACATTTTAGCAAAAACACTAAACAGCACTCTGCTGCTGGATTCAGTCTACATTTGGACAAAAGTCAACGTGAAAATTATGGACAGAACTTTCCTAATTCACACATCTCTGGATGAAGTTCAGCACCCTTGAGTTAGCAAAGGCAGAAGGCGAAAGGAGATGCTAGAGAGCTGGGTTCTGGGagctgtgtgcagagctctcagctcctgctgaggTCTGTAGGAAGCCAGAGTGCTCAGCAGGAAGAAGCAGCCTCAGCTCTGCTTTGTTAGTACTTGTAGTACAATGAAGATAataaatgattttaaaaataagctacATCACACCATGAGAATTCACTACAACAGCCTCTGCTGCTGAATCACTGCCAAGAAGTGGGATGGTTTTGGTGTAAGTTGTGTGTGAATTGGTAAAGTTCTACTATACAgacagatattttttaaaaaaatcaaccGGTGCAAGACTTGGAAGAGACCGAGTCATATCCTCAGTTGGTGCAAAATAAGCAGAACCCCACCTATTTTTGTGCTACTTCACTGACACCAGCTGTGAACCCTGATTCCTTGTAGAAACCTAGTAGAAGTCAAGAGCTGCCTACTGAAGTGCATCCTTAACATACAAACATCACAAATGTGTATTTAaagtggagcagagattcccACTGTATGATCCCTACCAAAAATAGAAAGTGTGGCCCCAaacctgctcagagcaggactgACAAGTGGCAAGCAAGGTGCATTTTTAAGGAGTTAAGAATAAGACTGAAATTGCTATCCAAATAaccttgttttaaataaatgggTCCAGAACGCTCCTCTAATATTTTAAGATATATTCACTTTGGAAAAATTGAGCTAACTT
Protein-coding sequences here:
- the ARL2BP gene encoding ADP-ribosylation factor-like protein 2-binding protein, with translation METSDGESLGVATSTTSDEFDAVVGYLEDIIMDDDFQLIQRNFLEKHYQEFDDSEENKLIYTDIFNEYISLVEKYIEEKLLDRIRGFDMVAFTVSLQQRKDEMPGDIFDLLLTFTDFLAFKEMFLEYRAEKEGRSLDLSGALVVTSLNH